The following are encoded together in the Thermomonas brevis genome:
- a CDS encoding glycosyltransferase family 2 protein, with amino-acid sequence MSRGDAALPIVLVPVGADEDALDACLAALDAGTPAGTRVWLADNAQAGPRGAAIIEGWLQRTPLQAAHTRRASPVGEAAHIDEALQACGDADVAVLASDARPAPGWLERLAECLASDPAIATATPWSNAGEAAAWPRIGEIVPVDAAPSLLAQACAQLGRTCPELPAAVSHAVLLRGAARVQAGGLDAASYRSWYAALIDLSLRMAGLGGRSVLCETAFVLRAAEGAPRDGDMDTLSARWPAWHARIAQWLMDDPQRALRERLGEELARLSRLPPQADLFEAMP; translated from the coding sequence GTGAGCCGGGGCGACGCCGCGCTGCCCATCGTGCTGGTGCCGGTCGGCGCCGACGAGGACGCGCTCGACGCCTGCCTGGCCGCGCTCGACGCCGGCACCCCCGCGGGCACCCGCGTGTGGCTCGCCGACAACGCGCAGGCCGGCCCGCGCGGCGCCGCGATCATCGAGGGCTGGCTGCAGCGCACGCCGTTGCAGGCCGCGCACACCCGGCGCGCCTCGCCCGTCGGCGAGGCCGCACACATCGACGAAGCGCTGCAGGCCTGCGGCGACGCGGACGTGGCGGTGCTGGCCAGCGACGCGCGTCCCGCGCCCGGCTGGCTGGAGCGGCTGGCCGAGTGCCTCGCCAGCGATCCCGCCATCGCCACCGCCACGCCCTGGAGCAACGCCGGCGAAGCGGCGGCCTGGCCGCGGATCGGCGAAATCGTGCCGGTCGATGCCGCGCCGTCGCTGCTGGCGCAGGCCTGCGCGCAGCTGGGCCGCACCTGTCCCGAACTGCCGGCGGCGGTGAGCCACGCGGTGCTGCTGCGCGGCGCCGCGCGCGTGCAGGCCGGCGGGCTGGATGCCGCCAGCTACCGCTCCTGGTACGCGGCGCTGATCGACCTGTCGCTGCGCATGGCGGGACTGGGCGGGCGCAGCGTGCTGTGCGAAACCGCGTTCGTCCTGCGCGCCGCCGAAGGCGCGCCGCGCGACGGCGACATGGACACGCTGTCCGCGCGCTGGCCGGCCTGGCACGCGCGCATCGCGCAGTGGCTGATGGACGATCCGCAGCGCGCCCTGCGCGAGCGATTGGGCGAGGAACTCGCGCGCCTGTCGCGGTTGCCGCCGCAGGCGGACCTGTTCGAGGCGATGCCATGA
- a CDS encoding glycosyltransferase family 2 protein, with protein sequence MNDAGIAAVVVAFNSEETIDECLARLRAARDVTEIRVIDNDSRDSTMELVQRHAVADPRLRFVANPDNPGFAVACNQGARASAAPWLAFVNPDCFVEADTLARLRAASLQLEGGLVGAELSGEDGAFDAAARRRDPDFAAMLRSPAARDLSVPRDPARPVQPVDVVSGALMLLPRALFARIDGFDEGYRLHAEDLDLCRRARLAGATVAIANDVQVLHVRGVSSRRRPLFVEWHKHRGLWRYFRRFEAGRRSLPTRLAVFAMIWGRFPFAVLRAALRR encoded by the coding sequence ATGAACGATGCCGGCATCGCCGCGGTCGTGGTCGCCTTCAACAGCGAGGAAACCATCGACGAATGCCTGGCGCGCCTGCGCGCGGCGCGCGACGTGACCGAGATCCGGGTGATCGACAACGATTCGCGCGACTCGACGATGGAACTCGTGCAGCGGCACGCCGTCGCCGACCCGCGCCTGCGCTTCGTCGCCAATCCCGACAACCCCGGCTTCGCGGTGGCCTGCAACCAGGGCGCGCGCGCCAGCGCCGCGCCCTGGCTGGCCTTCGTCAATCCCGACTGCTTCGTCGAAGCGGACACGCTGGCGCGGTTGCGCGCGGCCTCGCTGCAACTGGAGGGCGGACTGGTCGGCGCGGAGCTGAGCGGCGAGGACGGGGCGTTCGATGCTGCCGCGCGCCGCCGCGATCCCGACTTCGCCGCAATGCTGCGCTCGCCTGCCGCCCGCGACCTGTCGGTGCCGCGCGATCCCGCGCGGCCGGTGCAGCCGGTGGATGTGGTGTCCGGCGCGCTGATGCTGCTGCCGCGCGCGCTGTTCGCGCGCATCGACGGCTTCGACGAAGGCTACCGCCTGCATGCCGAAGACCTCGACCTGTGCCGGCGCGCGCGCCTGGCCGGAGCGACGGTGGCGATCGCCAACGACGTGCAGGTGCTGCACGTGCGCGGCGTGTCGTCGCGCCGGCGGCCGCTGTTCGTCGAATGGCACAAGCATCGCGGCCTGTGGCGCTATTTCCGCAGGTTCGAGGCGGGCCGGCGCAGCCTGCCGACGCGGCTTGCGGTGTTCGCGATGATCTGGGGGCGGTTCCCGTTCGCGGTGCTGCGGGCGGCGTTGCGCCGCTGA
- the pyrF gene encoding orotidine-5'-phosphate decarboxylase: MTFIDKLRNRWHAANSLLCVGLDPDPAKFPDRFVDDEDALFAFCRDIADATAEYACAFKPQIAYFAAHNHGEAALQRLIAHINGAHPEVPVILDAKRGDIGSTAEQYAAEAFERFGADAVTLNPYMGRDSAAPFLQYNDHGCVFLCHTSNPGARDFQELPVPDGSGGSEPLYQRIARTIADDWNGDGNCALVVGATFPEELKVIRDIIGDMPLLIPGVGAQGGDVEAVVRNGRTADGTGLMINSSRGILYASRGEGYAEAAADAARELRDAINRHR; this comes from the coding sequence ATGACCTTCATCGACAAACTGCGCAACCGCTGGCACGCCGCCAATTCGCTGCTCTGCGTCGGCCTCGACCCCGATCCGGCGAAGTTCCCGGACCGCTTCGTGGACGACGAGGATGCGTTGTTCGCGTTCTGCCGCGACATCGCCGATGCGACTGCCGAGTACGCCTGCGCGTTCAAGCCGCAGATCGCCTACTTCGCCGCGCACAACCACGGCGAGGCGGCGTTGCAGCGGCTGATCGCGCACATCAACGGGGCGCATCCCGAGGTGCCGGTGATCCTCGACGCCAAGCGCGGCGACATCGGCAGCACCGCCGAGCAGTATGCGGCGGAGGCGTTCGAGCGCTTCGGCGCGGATGCGGTGACGCTGAACCCGTACATGGGGCGCGATTCCGCTGCACCGTTCCTCCAGTACAACGACCACGGCTGCGTGTTCCTTTGCCACACCTCCAATCCGGGCGCGCGCGATTTCCAGGAACTCCCCGTGCCCGATGGGAGCGGCGGCAGCGAGCCGCTGTACCAGCGCATCGCGCGCACGATCGCCGACGACTGGAACGGCGACGGCAACTGCGCGCTGGTGGTCGGCGCGACCTTCCCGGAAGAGTTGAAGGTGATCCGCGACATCATAGGAGACATGCCGCTGCTGATTCCCGGCGTTGGCGCGCAGGGCGGCGACGTGGAAGCGGTGGTGCGCAACGGCCGGACCGCCGACGGCACCGGGCTGATGATCAATTCCTCGCGCGGCATCCTGTACGCCTCGCGTGGCGAAGGCTATGCCGAAGCGGCGGCGGATGCGGCGCGCGAATTGCGCGATGCGATCAACCGCCATCGCTGA
- a CDS encoding type I restriction-modification system subunit M has product MNQAALSAFIWSVADLLRGDYKQSEYGKVILPFTVLRRLDCVLSASRAKVLAEKAKREASGVDPHPFLLRVSESKAFYNTAPSDLPKLLGDQDNLAQNLAAYLHAFSPDARDIFERFEFQTQIDRLAKAGLLYLVTEKFANIDLHPQRVDNAKMGHVFEELIRKFAEISNETAGEHFTPREVIKLMVNLIFIEDDEVLSPGNAVIRTLYDPTAGTGGMLSVGAEHLAEHNPQARLTLHGQELNPESYAICKADMLIRGQEVSNITFGNTLSDDGHARQHFDYMLSNPPFGVEWKKVEKDVRREHEERGFDGRFGPGLPRVSDGSMLFLLHLVSKMSPVINGEGGSRIGIVLNGSPLFTGGAGGGESEIRRYLLENDLVEAIIGLPTDMFYNTSIATYVWILSNKKKEDRQGQVQLIDASSFWQKMRKSLGSKRKELSEAHIATITRLFGSFTEAHMVTVLAADGQPLGEPMLVTGTDDLPTPPPDGQLKRIPISRIFDNREFGYTTITVERPLRDDAGNVVLFEKGKQKGKPQPDTRLRDTESVPLGVDIAGYFEREVLPHAPDAWIDESKSKVGYEIPFNRHFYVFQPPRALEDIDAELKTVSTNIMKMLEALAE; this is encoded by the coding sequence ATGAACCAAGCCGCCCTTTCCGCCTTCATCTGGTCGGTTGCCGACCTGCTTCGCGGCGACTACAAGCAATCCGAATACGGCAAGGTCATCCTGCCATTCACCGTCTTGCGCCGCTTGGATTGCGTGCTGTCGGCCAGCAGGGCAAAGGTGCTGGCCGAGAAAGCCAAGCGCGAGGCCTCCGGTGTCGATCCACATCCGTTTCTGCTGCGCGTCAGCGAAAGCAAAGCCTTCTACAACACTGCGCCATCGGATTTGCCGAAGTTGCTGGGCGATCAGGACAACCTTGCGCAGAACCTCGCGGCTTACTTGCATGCCTTCTCGCCCGATGCCCGCGATATCTTCGAACGCTTCGAGTTCCAAACCCAGATCGACCGCCTCGCCAAAGCCGGCCTGCTTTATCTCGTCACCGAAAAGTTCGCCAATATCGACCTGCACCCGCAGCGTGTGGACAACGCGAAAATGGGGCATGTGTTCGAGGAGCTGATCCGCAAGTTCGCCGAAATCAGCAATGAAACCGCCGGTGAGCACTTCACCCCGCGCGAAGTCATCAAGCTGATGGTCAACCTCATCTTCATCGAGGACGACGAAGTGCTGTCGCCCGGCAACGCCGTCATACGCACCCTGTACGACCCCACTGCCGGCACCGGCGGCATGTTGAGCGTGGGCGCGGAGCACTTGGCCGAACACAACCCGCAAGCCAGGCTCACCCTGCACGGGCAGGAACTCAACCCCGAGTCCTATGCCATCTGCAAGGCGGACATGCTGATTCGCGGGCAGGAGGTGAGCAACATCACCTTCGGCAACACCCTCAGCGACGACGGCCACGCCCGCCAACACTTCGACTACATGCTCTCCAATCCGCCGTTTGGCGTGGAATGGAAGAAAGTGGAAAAGGACGTGCGCCGCGAGCATGAAGAACGCGGCTTCGATGGCCGTTTCGGCCCCGGCCTGCCGCGTGTCAGTGACGGCTCCATGCTGTTCCTGCTGCACCTTGTCAGCAAAATGTCACCCGTCATCAATGGCGAAGGTGGCAGCCGCATCGGCATCGTCCTCAACGGTTCACCGCTGTTCACCGGCGGCGCGGGTGGCGGCGAAAGCGAAATCCGCCGCTACCTGCTGGAAAACGACTTGGTGGAAGCCATCATCGGCTTACCCACCGACATGTTCTACAACACCAGCATCGCCACCTATGTGTGGATACTGAGCAACAAGAAGAAAGAAGACCGCCAAGGACAGGTGCAACTGATTGATGCCAGCAGCTTCTGGCAAAAAATGCGCAAGAGCTTGGGCAGCAAACGCAAGGAATTGAGCGAAGCCCACATCGCCACCATCACCCGCCTGTTCGGCAGCTTCACCGAGGCGCACATGGTCACGGTGCTTGCCGCCGATGGCCAGCCACTAGGCGAACCCATGCTGGTCACTGGCACCGATGATTTGCCCACACCACCACCGGACGGGCAACTCAAACGCATCCCCATCAGCCGCATCTTCGACAACCGCGAATTTGGCTACACCACCATCACCGTCGAACGTCCGCTGCGCGACGATGCCGGCAACGTCGTGCTGTTCGAAAAAGGCAAACAGAAAGGCAAGCCGCAACCGGACACTCGCCTGCGCGACACCGAAAGCGTGCCGCTGGGCGTGGACATTGCCGGCTATTTCGAACGCGAGGTTCTGCCCCATGCGCCGGATGCGTGGATCGACGAAAGCAAAAGCAAGGTCGGCTACGAAATCCCCTTCAACCGCCATTTCTACGTGTTCCAACCGCCACGCGCGTTGGAGGACATCGACGCCGAACTGAAAACCGTATCGACCAACATCATGAAGATGCTGGAGGCATTGGCCGAATGA